The DNA region TGACGCCAATGAAAGTGCCCAACCGCACGTTGCCCTGCCCGCAGAGAGCAACCCCCAAAAATGCAGGGTCCGATGATGATGTGTGCTGTCAATTAAGATGTGTGCAGGGACAAGTCCAATGGCTCTGTTGATCAGATCATACTAAGAGTGACAGGAAAAATTATTGCTGATTGGAAATCCTCTCTCCGACATGAAGTTATCCTGCATTTATCCAGGATAAAGCAAGAGCATCACTCCTCAATTAGATCATGGTTAGATAACTTGTAATGTTGTTGGTGTCTCTTTGCTCGTCTTTTTACGGTGGCGGGTGGTGGCAACCACAGCATTCGTGGCTCCGGCGTTCCATCGAGCATCGTCTCCCTTCCTCCCCTCGGCATCCCATCGATGGCGGGCGTGCCGTGACCTGCGCCGTTGCTGTCCCCTAACAGCGTCGCGAACGGGCGACACGTCGAACAATCGGCGCGCCTCGTTGACCCGGTCGGCGCCGCAATGCATCGGAAACCACGAGGATCCAGCCAGGGCAGGCCATGCTCTGCACCGTCGCTCCGTCGAACAGCTTGCGTGCACGGTCGCCCTCGGCAAACCTTGCCTAGACCATCGAGCATGACGGTGCAGAGTGTCGAATGTCGAGGGGGCGCGCTACGGAAAAGCGCCCTCGCGCGCGGAATGTCGCGGCCCTCGAGTTTGACGGATGAAGGCCGAGTGTGGTTGGCGCAGGAGACGGCATCCTGGTGCAGCATTGCGCAaacacggccgccgccggcgcgtccTCGAGGAGGCGGAGTCGGCCTTGGGACGGCACTGCTGAGGCGGAGGAACGAGCATCggcagaggagaggaggaggcgcCGGAGCCCTCAAAGCACTCggaacccgccggcgagcgcggcgcAGGGTTTGTGAGGTCCGCCTCGGCTGGGAATCTCTCGATCTGTCGGCTCGCCGGCGCCTGTCAGACGTCAACTCAATACTGTGCGGCTCGGGACCCGGACGGGGAAAAAAGGCAGCCGCTATTTTGCAGAATGATCCCTACTATTAAAGTTTTCTTTCAAACAGACCCGGagattggatcgcgattaataatcgcgatccaaattccGGAGGATTTTGAGCCGTCGGATCGGATCTAAGCGGCTCGCAACGTGGTGGGGCAAACTCGCGGCGGCTATTTTACGAAATAGACCTTACTATTGAGATCAATGGTCAAACACACCCCggaatcggatcgcgattaataatcgcgttCCAAACTTCAGATAGTTTTGACCCGTTGGATCCCGCATCAACGGCCAGGATAGCAGGAATGGGCTGGTGGTTTCTTGCAGAAGTGCCCCTTCGGTTACGCGCCCGGTCAAGTGTCAAGCGGCAAGTcatggcggccgcggccgcggcggcgaccaGGCACCGGCGTCGCTGCTTCACGATTTCCGCCGAGCAACCACTGGCGCGCGGGGAGGCATGGAAGAGAGAGCGCATCCTTACCTCCCCGCTCGCGGCCTGCCGCTGTACTGTCCTCGCAGTAGAGGCCGGCCATGGCGGCAGCGCAAGCAAGAGGCAACCGGCAAAGGCATCCCCGTGCGGGCTCGCGGCATTCCGCCGAACACCACGCGATCGGCCGCCGCGGTTTCCCACTTGCTCTCAACATACAGCGAACTGCTGGTGGGGCAGAGCAGAAGGAGGCTGGGAGATGCAGAGAAGAGAGCGCTGCGCCAATGGTTTGCTCGAGCCGCTTGAGGGCGTTTTCTCCTGCCCCTGGCAAGCTGACTCTCAACTCGGCCGCGATGACGCACATTGGAGCGGCAGTAGCATCCAAACGCCGCCTCCTGAAGGAAGCAGAACAGCCAGCCCCCAGGGACGTCCCCATGCCAAGCGAAAGGTTTCCTTCACCGAAGCAGTTCTAGGCCATGATGGTAATACAGGATCAGCTGAGCTCAAAGTCATGCATGCATTGCTAGGCAGCTCCAAGCGTGGTCGCCTTTTTTTGATTCTTGGATGCTCCTGTCCTCTCCTCCTCCAACCCAAGCTCCCAGTCGCAGTCGGCTTTTGAAACCGATCCAGTGTCTCCAATCTGCCAAGGAAGATGAGCGGAACAGAGTAACAGACAGATTAATAAGGTGCTCTATAAGCTTATTTCAGTCATGCGGATACAGAGCAATCGGATGCAGATACAATCCCAAACAGTGAAACAGTTCATATGAAGTTTCTGATCAGCTACTGTCAACTGTTGATTCAATGATTCAGCTGGTACAGACATCATTTGCTCCACTTCCATGGTATAACACCATTGCTTGTGATACGGCTCCAACCTGGATTAACTGCACGGTTGTCAGGAAATTTGACTGGGGAATGCGAGGATAACCGGCCAGTGACGTGATTTCTCTGAACAAGAGGTAAAAAGCAAGGACTGGAGGTATGAAAGAACGAGCCAAAGAAGAGGATGACCCAGGGTTAACAGTGAACTCTGGAAGATAAGAGCACACCACAGCAGGTACTGCAAGTTACAGAAGAATGAaccaaagcggaggagcccaaGGTTATGATAGCAAAAACAAACTGTGTGGAAGATAATCACGCCAAACTCAAAAAATTCATAGGCAAATATTGTTACAGGATTCAATGGTTCTCACAAATACCATAGCATAGGAACATCTAGAGCTTTAGGCACTTCTTAGTACAGGGAAAAACATCAGTCAAGAAAGCAATGCTACATTTGTTTCTTGGAGAACCCAGCACATGCAGGTCTGATGGTGATGAAAAGATAAGATACTTGTAAATCAAACGAAAATATATCATGATATTTGACATCTGCATTGCCTTCTCCAGTTCTTCAAACTCAGCGCCTACTGCTACGCCTTTTGCTCTTCCTCCGGCTGCCCTTGTCATCAGAATCGCTGTCTGATGCAGATTCAGATTCAGATGAAGCTGATGATGTGCTGTCCCTCCGGTGCCTTCTCTTCTTTTGCTTCCTCCTGTGATGCTGCTTCTTGTCCTCTGAGTCCGAGGAGCTGTAACTTGAACTGCTTCTGGAAGAATATTCAGAGCCAGTCACCGATGATTCGGAGTCAGAGTCAAACACTGAAGCATCACTGCTATTGCTACCAGAATCGCTAGGTGAACGATGCTTCCTCTTGCTcttgccctttcttctttcAGATTTTTCCTTCTTCCTTTTTTCTTCCATCAACTTCTTCTCCGCTTCCCTCTCCTTTATAAGATCAGGATTCTCGAATTGATAAGAAACAGGTACACTTTTCTTCAACTTGGGATTCTTAAGCTGCTGTGTTCTGGAGGGACGTGACATGTACACCCGCTCATTTTTGCACTCATAGGTCCAGTGACCATGCTGGAAACACTTCTGACATTGGGTATATGCCCCGCCAGAAGAAGCTTCTGAAGCTTTTGTCTTCACGGTACCCAGTATCGCAGCCTTCTCTGTACTCATCAGATACATCTGTCTCTTAGCTTCCTTCCTCTCCTGCCAGCGGCTTGGCCCCTCTTCCTTCTGCCCATAGGCATTGACATTGCGGGCTGCTGCAGTCGCAGCGCGCTCAGCTTGAGCCCTGCTCAATCCCTTAGCTGCTGATAATGCAGCTGCTTTTATTCGATCTGCCGCAGCCTGGGACTTATCATCATTTCCAGACATCTTGATTCAACCAGCGAGAATTAGATGATTAtcccaaatcagcaatcccactGTCCTGCAAAGAATAAACCATACTGTTCATTAGCGAACTAATGAGGGAATTTCATATCTTCAGTAAAATGTAAAATAGGATCAACC from Panicum hallii strain FIL2 chromosome 9, PHallii_v3.1, whole genome shotgun sequence includes:
- the LOC112876954 gene encoding zinc finger CCHC domain-containing protein 10-like encodes the protein MSGNDDKSQAAADRIKAAALSAAKGLSRAQAERAATAAARNVNAYGQKEEGPSRWQERKEAKRQMYLMSTEKAAILGTVKTKASEASSGGAYTQCQKCFQHGHWTYECKNERVYMSRPSRTQQLKNPKLKKSVPVSYQFENPDLIKEREAEKKLMEEKRKKEKSERRKGKSKRKHRSPSDSGSNSSDASVFDSDSESSVTGSEYSSRSSSSYSSSDSEDKKQHHRRKQKKRRHRRDSTSSASSESESASDSDSDDKGSRRKSKRRSSRR